The following coding sequences are from one Calypte anna isolate BGI_N300 chromosome 18, bCalAnn1_v1.p, whole genome shotgun sequence window:
- the UBALD2 gene encoding LOW QUALITY PROTEIN: UBA-like domain-containing protein 2 (The sequence of the model RefSeq protein was modified relative to this genomic sequence to represent the inferred CDS: deleted 1 base in 1 codon), which translates to MSVNMEELRHQVMINQFVLAAGCAADQAKQLLQAAHWQFETALSAFFQETNIPSSHHPPPEMCTPSNTPATPPNFPDALAMFSKLRTSESLQSSNSPIPSMACSPPGSFSPFWASSPPTHQPSWLPPSSPTAHSLHHHLHHPQPSWPPTPPAPTPPQKAMATMDGQR; encoded by the exons ATGTCGGTGAACATGGAGGAGCTGCGGCACCAGGTGATGATCAACCAGTTCGTGCTGGCGGCCGGGTGCGCCGCCGACCAGgccaagcagctgctgcaagCGGCGCACTGGCAGTTCGAG ACGGCCCTGAGCGCTTTCTTCCAGGAGACCAacatccccagcagccaccacccccccccag AGATGTGCACCCCCAGCAACACCCCGGCCACACCACCCAACTTCCCGGATGCTTTGGCCATGTTCTCCAAGCTGAGGACCTCGGagagcctgcagagcagcaacagCCCCATCCCCTCCATGGCCTGCTCCCCCCCGGGCAGCTTCAGCCCCTTCTGGgcctcctctccccccacccATCAGCCCTCCTGGCTGCCCCCTTCCTCACCCACTGCCCACAGCCTCCACCATCAC CTCCATCACCCACAGCCCTCCtggccccccacccccccagcccctaCCCCCCCACAGAAAGCCATGGCCACCATGGATGGACAGAGATAA